A section of the Mycteria americana isolate JAX WOST 10 ecotype Jacksonville Zoo and Gardens chromosome 19, USCA_MyAme_1.0, whole genome shotgun sequence genome encodes:
- the TMEM218 gene encoding transmembrane protein 218: MAGMALGLGPGVLLLQLLWGLALLLCLVLSRAAGRARFAVVLVTLGAAILSAALLLFPREDERPATAAAYEIVDTFFIGRFVLLAVMSLVLLGCLFLLLIYHLMEPMYAKPLHSS; this comes from the exons aTGGCGGGCATGGCGCTGGGCCTGGGGCcgggtgtgctgctgctgcagctgctctggggcctggcgctgctgctctgcctggtgcTCTCCCGGGCAGCCGGGCGGGCCCG GTTCGCCGTGGTGCTGGTGACGCTGGGAGCCGCCATCCTCAGCGCCGCGCTGCTGCTCTTCCCGCGGGAGGACGAGCGCCCGGCTACAGCCGCTGCTTATGAG atCGTGGACACCTTCTTTATCGGCCGCTTCGTCCTCCTGGCGGTGATGAGCCTGGTCTTACTTGGGTgcctgttcctcctcctgattTACCACCTCATGGAGCCGATGTACGCCAAACCGCTCCACAGCAGCTAG